From the Cyanobacteria bacterium FACHB-DQ100 genome, the window AACGCGCAAATTACTCTCAGATATTTGGACGGAGTTTCTCAGCACTACAGGTAAATCTAGAAGCCTTGCTCCTAAGCAACTGCAAGCGATCGCCGATCGATCTGGGCAAGTTGAGCCACAGGATGCAGTGAAAGCAAAACTGGTCGATCGAGTTGCCTACGCTGATGAAATGACTGCGGAGTTGAAAAAGCTCACGGGACAAGATGACGACACCAAATCATTTCGGCAGGTGAGCTTAAAAACCTATGCTCAAGTCGCGGAAAACAAGCGCGACTCGAAAACGAGCCGAAATCAAATCGCAGTCGTCTATGCCGAAGGTCAAATCGTCAATGGTCAAGGGGGGGCTGGGCAAATTGGCGGCGATCGTTTAGCGAAACAACTGCGGGATTTGCGATTTGATGATGATGTGAAAGCCGTTGTCTTGAGAGTTAATAGTCCTGGCGGAAGTGCGACCGCTTCAGAAATTATTCAGCGAGAAGCCATTCTGACCAATCAGAAAAAACCTGTGATTGTGTCGATGGGCAATGTTGCGGCATCCGGTGGCTATTGGATTTCAACCTATGCCAGCCAAATCTTTGCAGAACCCACCACGATCACAGGCTCGATCGGTGTATTCGGCGGGCTGCCCAACATTCAGCAAATTGCAAATCAAAATGGCTTTAATTGGGATGTGGTAAAAACTGCTCGCTTTGCGGATAGCCGCACGATTTCACGCCCGAAATCACCAGAAGAGCTAAAGATTATTCAAACCTCAGTCGACCGCATCTATGACCAGTTTTTGACCAAAGTCGCGAAGTCGCGCAAGCTAGAGAAATCCAAAGTTGCGGAGATTGCTCAAGGTCGGGTCTGGTCAGGCAATCAGGCTAAATCGATCGGTCTTGTCGATCAAATCGGTGGACTTGAAGATGCGATTCGAGCGGCGGCAGAACGCGCAAAACTGGGGAACGATTGGCAAATTGACGAATACCCAAAACCTCGATCGTTTGAAGAACGCTTGATCGAAACGCTGACGGGAGCGATGGTGAATGAACCTGCGATCGATCCACTCACGAGCGAGGTGAAGAAACTTCAGACGCAGTTAGAGAGCCTAAAATCGCTGAACGATCCGCATGACATCTATCTACGGATGCCGTTTGATTTGTCGATTCGATGAGGCTCTACTGGATCTGCTAAGGAAACGCGATCGCCGCCCCCACTCCGCAGCGCACCTAGCGCTTTGACGACTCTTATTCAGAATTGTCATATTCACGTCCATCATTGGGAGATTAGCGATCGCGCATTGCTTGCTGAAAGACCCGAACTGCTTCACCCGCGTCCGTTTCAGCCATCAAAATACAGCGCCTCAACAAGTCAATATCAAGATCTGCGAGTTCCTCAAACTGACTACGATCGCACCGCTCATAGCCATCCGTGCCAAGGTGATAAAAGCGCAGTACCCCATCTTGCCAGAACCAAACTTCTGCGACACCAAGCGCCTGATAGCGTTTGAGCTTGTTTGCGCCACCGCTCGTGAAGACCACTTCAATCGATAAATCAGGAATCGGCTTAACGTGCCCTAAACAGTAAGATTGATCGGCTTGAGCGGATGCGGTTCCTTCTTGCTCTTGGGTCATCGCCCCTGTCGGCTGAAAAAAGATCCCCTTCTGTGCCAGAAAGAGTGTGACCAAACAGCCGATGATATGTCCAAAAATTTCGTGATCGCGTCCAGGCATGATTAGCTCGATCGTTCCGTCGTAATAAAACAGACGAACCCCGCGTGAGTGTTCAAATCCCTTTTGGATGGATTTGAACTGCTCCCACGTTCCAGGCACAACAATGTGCTGATCCGGTGTTGTGATTTTTAGCGGGGTTTGCGTCATGGTTAGAACTGATCGTCGTTACCGAGGGTCGGGGTGGAAGCGCCACCTAAAAAGAGGTTCTTAGCGTTATCGCTCTGGTAGACGCAATCGATCGTCACTTTATCTTTGTTGTCGAGATTGCCGATGTAGCCAAAGGTATTCATCTTCTGACGACATTCACGGCTTTGCTCGGCAGTCAGCAGTTTGCGCTGTTCTAGCACTGACCAGTTGGCGCGTCTGATGATGCAGGCAGGTTCCATTCCCGCTTGTGCCACAAAGACCTTGAAGGGATTGAGCGTTACATAAAGGCGGGTACTCACCGCCATCGCGCTGGCCCCGTTTTGGATACAGATTTCGGGGTTGGGGGCTTGCTGGTCGATTTGAAGGTTTGTGACTACGCTAGTTGGGTTGGTTGGAGTCGCAGCGCTGAAGGCAATTCCGACACCAATCCCTAAGACGAAAATGCCTGCAAGCACCGCAATTACGGTGGCGTTAAACCATGAAGGATTGTTATTGTTCACAGGTTTTCCTCGCTTGGGTTCAGGGGGCAGATATTCATCGTCTCGATCGTAGTCGTTGTAGCGATCGTTGTAGGAATTGTTGCGGGGTCTGCGCTTCATAAGTGAGAAATTGAGAAGGGTTGGATTCTATTCTAGCGGCTCAAGCCTTGGCTTTCTTTCAGGAGGTCATAATACGCTTGGGTGGTGTCTTTCATGAATTGATATTCTGCTTTGACGCGCTCGTATTGGGCATCGAGAGGAACGTGCAGATCGAGCAGTAGGTCTGGATTGAAGTCTGCAATTCTTGTTCCAATTAAGGTTTCTCGCACGATGCGGACGTAGACTTCGCTGAGTTCATCGACTTTCTTAATGAGCTTATTAGTTTCATCGATCGCTTTTTCGTAGATTTCTAACTGCGACGAATAAAAATCAGAAACCGCAACTAATTTCGCAATTTTGTTAATCTTCTCAAACTGCTTTTCGAGCGCGATCGTATCGAATTCCAGTTTCAAATGCTCTTTCATAATCGGCGCGAGTTCTGCCATGACGCGGATTTTGTTTTGACGATCGGTGCGCGACAGGATGACGGGGGTAACCGAGCTTAAGCTGTGCCAGGAGTAAATATATTCGACATCGCCTGCGTCGGTGATGGTGGGAAACACGACTTGAACGCG encodes:
- the sppA gene encoding signal peptide peptidase SppA; the protein is MRDFLKQTLATLLALFIFLGVSVGGLLLLLISLSMLASRDTTPTVRDKSVLVFDMAQTITDAPASSSTREVLNDAISGTRPNTVSLRSVLDSIDEAAKDSRIVGIYLSGSNGSSDTGYATLREVRQALERFKASGKKIFAYDVDWQEREYYLGSIADTIAVNPVGSVELNGLSSEGLYFARALQKFGIGFQVTRVGKFKSAVEPFLQNRRSAADREQTRKLLSDIWTEFLSTTGKSRSLAPKQLQAIADRSGQVEPQDAVKAKLVDRVAYADEMTAELKKLTGQDDDTKSFRQVSLKTYAQVAENKRDSKTSRNQIAVVYAEGQIVNGQGGAGQIGGDRLAKQLRDLRFDDDVKAVVLRVNSPGGSATASEIIQREAILTNQKKPVIVSMGNVAASGGYWISTYASQIFAEPTTITGSIGVFGGLPNIQQIANQNGFNWDVVKTARFADSRTISRPKSPEELKIIQTSVDRIYDQFLTKVAKSRKLEKSKVAEIAQGRVWSGNQAKSIGLVDQIGGLEDAIRAAAERAKLGNDWQIDEYPKPRSFEERLIETLTGAMVNEPAIDPLTSEVKKLQTQLESLKSLNDPHDIYLRMPFDLSIR
- a CDS encoding Uma2 family endonuclease produces the protein MTQTPLKITTPDQHIVVPGTWEQFKSIQKGFEHSRGVRLFYYDGTIELIMPGRDHEIFGHIIGCLVTLFLAQKGIFFQPTGAMTQEQEGTASAQADQSYCLGHVKPIPDLSIEVVFTSGGANKLKRYQALGVAEVWFWQDGVLRFYHLGTDGYERCDRSQFEELADLDIDLLRRCILMAETDAGEAVRVFQQAMRDR
- a CDS encoding DUF3172 domain-containing protein, yielding MKRRPRNNSYNDRYNDYDRDDEYLPPEPKRGKPVNNNNPSWFNATVIAVLAGIFVLGIGVGIAFSAATPTNPTSVVTNLQIDQQAPNPEICIQNGASAMAVSTRLYVTLNPFKVFVAQAGMEPACIIRRANWSVLEQRKLLTAEQSRECRQKMNTFGYIGNLDNKDKVTIDCVYQSDNAKNLFLGGASTPTLGNDDQF